A stretch of Aphelocoma coerulescens isolate FSJ_1873_10779 chromosome 1A, UR_Acoe_1.0, whole genome shotgun sequence DNA encodes these proteins:
- the BAIAP2L2 gene encoding BAR/IMD domain-containing adapter protein 2-like 2 isoform X2, translating into MDLSYRSTISIYKSILEQFNPALENLVYLGNNYLRAFHALSKAAEVYFKAIEKIGEQALQSSTSRMLGEILMQMSDTQRLLSSDLEVVAQTFHVDLLQHMEKNSKMDVQFISESQKQYELEYQRRATNLDKCMAELWRMERARDKNAREMKENVIRLRSEMQAFVSESQREAELEEKRRYRFLAEKHQTLYNTLLQFYSRARSMIQTKAPRWKEQLEASRNPSNSHSPGLLSASHSQGYPSGRLTPTHLEMPQRPLGDFASSMTGSRSSVFSPDPPEKRMSSQPESPRRPLRRTPSAASLLPTGRTSRSGSFGEASSTSEGRKRSGTMRVQAIVPHTTGANRTLLRFEPGDVIAVLMPEAQNGWLYGKLEGSSTCGWFPEAYVKPLENAREMEEPDTRSFPLRSSHSMDDILDRPSTQSSSNYWPAAAQPSVPNPPPLSVGASSHQSGVVTPLNSGSKKSGVFDQPPELFPRGTNPFATVKLRPTVTNDRSAPIIR; encoded by the exons AGCATCCTGGAGCAGTTTAACCCTGCGTTGGAGAACCTGGTGTACCTGGGGAACAACTACCTGCGTGCCTTCCACG CATTATCAAAAGCTGCTGAAGTGTATTTTAAGGCAATTGAGAAGATTGGGGAGCAAGCACTGCAGAGTTCCACCTCACGCATGCTGG GTGAAATTCTGATGCAGATGTCTGACACGCAGAGACTACTGAGCTCTGATTTGGAAGTTGTG GCTCAGACCTTCCACGTGGACCTGCTGCAGCACATGGAGAAGAACAGCAAAATGGATGTGCAGTTCATCAGC GAGAGCCAGAagcagtatgagctggagtatCAGCGAAGAGCCACCAACCTGGATAAGTGCATGGCAGAGCTGTGGAGAATGGAGAGGGCTCGTGACAAAAATGCCCGGGAGATGAAG GAGAATGTGATCCGACTGCGCTCAGAGATGCAGGCGTTCGTCTCTGAGAGCCAGAGGGAGGCTGAGCTGGAGGAGAAACGCCGCTACCGCTTCCTGGCTGAAAAGCACCAGACGCTCTACAACACTCTCCTCCAGTTTTACAGCAGG gCTCGCAGCATGATCCAGACCAAGGCACCACGGTggaaggagcagctggaagCCAGCCGCAACCCCTCAAACAGCCACTCACCCGGTCTGCTCTCAGCCTCCCACAGCCAGGGGTATCCATCAGGACGGCTCACACCCACCCACCTCGAGATG CCCCAGAGACCCCTTGGGGACTTTGCTTCTTCTATGACTGGAAGTAGATCCAGCGTCTTCTCTCCAGACCCTCCAGAAAAGAGAATGTCTTCTCAGCCAGAGTCTCCCAGGCGGCCACTGCGGAGGACACCATCAGCAGCAA GTTTGCTCCCTACGGGCCGTACGTCCCGTTCGGGTTCCTTTGGCGAGGCCAGCAGCACCAgcgagggcaggaagaggagtGGCACAATGAGAGTTCAGGCCATCGTGCCCCACACGACGGGTGCCAACCGGACCCTGCTGCGGTTTGAGCCCGGGGATGTCATCGCGGTGCTGATGCCAGAGGCGCAGAATGGCTGGCTCTACGGCAAACTGGAGGGCTCGTCCAC GTGTGGCTGGTTCCCTGAAGCTTATGTCAAGCCTTTGGAGAATGCGAGGGAGATGGAGGAGCCAGACACCAG GTCCTTCCCACTGCGAAGCAGTCACAGTATGGATGACATCCTGGACCGTCCCAGCACTCAGTCCTCTAGCAATTACtggcctgctgctgcccagcccagcgTGCCGAACCCACCTCCCCTCTCAGTGGGTGCCAGCAGTCACCAGAGTGGGGTGGTCACCCCACTCAATTCTGGCTCCAAG AAATCAGGAGTATTTGACCAGCCCCCTGAGCTCTTCCCACG agGTACCAACCCCTTTGCCACAGTCAAGCTGCGCCCCACAGTCACCAATGACCGCTCGGCGCCCATCATCCGAtga
- the BAIAP2L2 gene encoding BAR/IMD domain-containing adapter protein 2-like 2 isoform X1, with amino-acid sequence MAQPELCTAAGEQLGLEMGPAGAVAEQRPSTQSSWQRRGCLLTPGAVAKRWSRVQRAVLSDISSTAMYHQPELHAAGLPPWAHEDMTTGLFHLLSFSPEGEILMQMSDTQRLLSSDLEVVAQTFHVDLLQHMEKNSKMDVQFISESQKQYELEYQRRATNLDKCMAELWRMERARDKNAREMKENVIRLRSEMQAFVSESQREAELEEKRRYRFLAEKHQTLYNTLLQFYSRARSMIQTKAPRWKEQLEASRNPSNSHSPGLLSASHSQGYPSGRLTPTHLEMPQRPLGDFASSMTGSRSSVFSPDPPEKRMSSQPESPRRPLRRTPSAASLLPTGRTSRSGSFGEASSTSEGRKRSGTMRVQAIVPHTTGANRTLLRFEPGDVIAVLMPEAQNGWLYGKLEGSSTCGWFPEAYVKPLENAREMEEPDTRSFPLRSSHSMDDILDRPSTQSSSNYWPAAAQPSVPNPPPLSVGASSHQSGVVTPLNSGSKKSGVFDQPPELFPRGTNPFATVKLRPTVTNDRSAPIIR; translated from the exons ATGGCACAACCAGAACTGTGCACTGCAGCTGGGGAGCAACTGGGATTAGAAATGGGGCCTGCAGGGGCTGTGGCAGAGCAGAGACCCAGCACCCAGAGCTCGTGGCAGAGGCGAGGCTGCCTGCTGACACCCGGGGCTGTAGCCAAGCGCTGGTCCAGGGTGCAGAGAGCAGTGCTTTCTGATATCTCTTCCACAGCCATGTATCATCAGCCTGAGCTGCACGCTGCTGGTCTGCCTCCTTGGGCACACGAGGACATGACCACAGGACTTTTTCACCTTCTGTCTTTTTCCCCTGAAGGTGAAATTCTGATGCAGATGTCTGACACGCAGAGACTACTGAGCTCTGATTTGGAAGTTGTG GCTCAGACCTTCCACGTGGACCTGCTGCAGCACATGGAGAAGAACAGCAAAATGGATGTGCAGTTCATCAGC GAGAGCCAGAagcagtatgagctggagtatCAGCGAAGAGCCACCAACCTGGATAAGTGCATGGCAGAGCTGTGGAGAATGGAGAGGGCTCGTGACAAAAATGCCCGGGAGATGAAG GAGAATGTGATCCGACTGCGCTCAGAGATGCAGGCGTTCGTCTCTGAGAGCCAGAGGGAGGCTGAGCTGGAGGAGAAACGCCGCTACCGCTTCCTGGCTGAAAAGCACCAGACGCTCTACAACACTCTCCTCCAGTTTTACAGCAGG gCTCGCAGCATGATCCAGACCAAGGCACCACGGTggaaggagcagctggaagCCAGCCGCAACCCCTCAAACAGCCACTCACCCGGTCTGCTCTCAGCCTCCCACAGCCAGGGGTATCCATCAGGACGGCTCACACCCACCCACCTCGAGATG CCCCAGAGACCCCTTGGGGACTTTGCTTCTTCTATGACTGGAAGTAGATCCAGCGTCTTCTCTCCAGACCCTCCAGAAAAGAGAATGTCTTCTCAGCCAGAGTCTCCCAGGCGGCCACTGCGGAGGACACCATCAGCAGCAA GTTTGCTCCCTACGGGCCGTACGTCCCGTTCGGGTTCCTTTGGCGAGGCCAGCAGCACCAgcgagggcaggaagaggagtGGCACAATGAGAGTTCAGGCCATCGTGCCCCACACGACGGGTGCCAACCGGACCCTGCTGCGGTTTGAGCCCGGGGATGTCATCGCGGTGCTGATGCCAGAGGCGCAGAATGGCTGGCTCTACGGCAAACTGGAGGGCTCGTCCAC GTGTGGCTGGTTCCCTGAAGCTTATGTCAAGCCTTTGGAGAATGCGAGGGAGATGGAGGAGCCAGACACCAG GTCCTTCCCACTGCGAAGCAGTCACAGTATGGATGACATCCTGGACCGTCCCAGCACTCAGTCCTCTAGCAATTACtggcctgctgctgcccagcccagcgTGCCGAACCCACCTCCCCTCTCAGTGGGTGCCAGCAGTCACCAGAGTGGGGTGGTCACCCCACTCAATTCTGGCTCCAAG AAATCAGGAGTATTTGACCAGCCCCCTGAGCTCTTCCCACG agGTACCAACCCCTTTGCCACAGTCAAGCTGCGCCCCACAGTCACCAATGACCGCTCGGCGCCCATCATCCGAtga
- the BAIAP2L2 gene encoding BAR/IMD domain-containing adapter protein 2-like 2 isoform X3 yields MQMSDTQRLLSSDLEVVAQTFHVDLLQHMEKNSKMDVQFISESQKQYELEYQRRATNLDKCMAELWRMERARDKNAREMKENVIRLRSEMQAFVSESQREAELEEKRRYRFLAEKHQTLYNTLLQFYSRARSMIQTKAPRWKEQLEASRNPSNSHSPGLLSASHSQGYPSGRLTPTHLEMPQRPLGDFASSMTGSRSSVFSPDPPEKRMSSQPESPRRPLRRTPSAASLLPTGRTSRSGSFGEASSTSEGRKRSGTMRVQAIVPHTTGANRTLLRFEPGDVIAVLMPEAQNGWLYGKLEGSSTCGWFPEAYVKPLENAREMEEPDTRSFPLRSSHSMDDILDRPSTQSSSNYWPAAAQPSVPNPPPLSVGASSHQSGVVTPLNSGSKKSGVFDQPPELFPRGTNPFATVKLRPTVTNDRSAPIIR; encoded by the exons ATGCAGATGTCTGACACGCAGAGACTACTGAGCTCTGATTTGGAAGTTGTG GCTCAGACCTTCCACGTGGACCTGCTGCAGCACATGGAGAAGAACAGCAAAATGGATGTGCAGTTCATCAGC GAGAGCCAGAagcagtatgagctggagtatCAGCGAAGAGCCACCAACCTGGATAAGTGCATGGCAGAGCTGTGGAGAATGGAGAGGGCTCGTGACAAAAATGCCCGGGAGATGAAG GAGAATGTGATCCGACTGCGCTCAGAGATGCAGGCGTTCGTCTCTGAGAGCCAGAGGGAGGCTGAGCTGGAGGAGAAACGCCGCTACCGCTTCCTGGCTGAAAAGCACCAGACGCTCTACAACACTCTCCTCCAGTTTTACAGCAGG gCTCGCAGCATGATCCAGACCAAGGCACCACGGTggaaggagcagctggaagCCAGCCGCAACCCCTCAAACAGCCACTCACCCGGTCTGCTCTCAGCCTCCCACAGCCAGGGGTATCCATCAGGACGGCTCACACCCACCCACCTCGAGATG CCCCAGAGACCCCTTGGGGACTTTGCTTCTTCTATGACTGGAAGTAGATCCAGCGTCTTCTCTCCAGACCCTCCAGAAAAGAGAATGTCTTCTCAGCCAGAGTCTCCCAGGCGGCCACTGCGGAGGACACCATCAGCAGCAA GTTTGCTCCCTACGGGCCGTACGTCCCGTTCGGGTTCCTTTGGCGAGGCCAGCAGCACCAgcgagggcaggaagaggagtGGCACAATGAGAGTTCAGGCCATCGTGCCCCACACGACGGGTGCCAACCGGACCCTGCTGCGGTTTGAGCCCGGGGATGTCATCGCGGTGCTGATGCCAGAGGCGCAGAATGGCTGGCTCTACGGCAAACTGGAGGGCTCGTCCAC GTGTGGCTGGTTCCCTGAAGCTTATGTCAAGCCTTTGGAGAATGCGAGGGAGATGGAGGAGCCAGACACCAG GTCCTTCCCACTGCGAAGCAGTCACAGTATGGATGACATCCTGGACCGTCCCAGCACTCAGTCCTCTAGCAATTACtggcctgctgctgcccagcccagcgTGCCGAACCCACCTCCCCTCTCAGTGGGTGCCAGCAGTCACCAGAGTGGGGTGGTCACCCCACTCAATTCTGGCTCCAAG AAATCAGGAGTATTTGACCAGCCCCCTGAGCTCTTCCCACG agGTACCAACCCCTTTGCCACAGTCAAGCTGCGCCCCACAGTCACCAATGACCGCTCGGCGCCCATCATCCGAtga
- the BAIAP2L2 gene encoding BAR/IMD domain-containing adapter protein 2-like 2 isoform X4, with product MEKNSKMDVQFISESQKQYELEYQRRATNLDKCMAELWRMERARDKNAREMKENVIRLRSEMQAFVSESQREAELEEKRRYRFLAEKHQTLYNTLLQFYSRARSMIQTKAPRWKEQLEASRNPSNSHSPGLLSASHSQGYPSGRLTPTHLEMPQRPLGDFASSMTGSRSSVFSPDPPEKRMSSQPESPRRPLRRTPSAASLLPTGRTSRSGSFGEASSTSEGRKRSGTMRVQAIVPHTTGANRTLLRFEPGDVIAVLMPEAQNGWLYGKLEGSSTCGWFPEAYVKPLENAREMEEPDTRSFPLRSSHSMDDILDRPSTQSSSNYWPAAAQPSVPNPPPLSVGASSHQSGVVTPLNSGSKKSGVFDQPPELFPRGTNPFATVKLRPTVTNDRSAPIIR from the exons ATGGAGAAGAACAGCAAAATGGATGTGCAGTTCATCAGC GAGAGCCAGAagcagtatgagctggagtatCAGCGAAGAGCCACCAACCTGGATAAGTGCATGGCAGAGCTGTGGAGAATGGAGAGGGCTCGTGACAAAAATGCCCGGGAGATGAAG GAGAATGTGATCCGACTGCGCTCAGAGATGCAGGCGTTCGTCTCTGAGAGCCAGAGGGAGGCTGAGCTGGAGGAGAAACGCCGCTACCGCTTCCTGGCTGAAAAGCACCAGACGCTCTACAACACTCTCCTCCAGTTTTACAGCAGG gCTCGCAGCATGATCCAGACCAAGGCACCACGGTggaaggagcagctggaagCCAGCCGCAACCCCTCAAACAGCCACTCACCCGGTCTGCTCTCAGCCTCCCACAGCCAGGGGTATCCATCAGGACGGCTCACACCCACCCACCTCGAGATG CCCCAGAGACCCCTTGGGGACTTTGCTTCTTCTATGACTGGAAGTAGATCCAGCGTCTTCTCTCCAGACCCTCCAGAAAAGAGAATGTCTTCTCAGCCAGAGTCTCCCAGGCGGCCACTGCGGAGGACACCATCAGCAGCAA GTTTGCTCCCTACGGGCCGTACGTCCCGTTCGGGTTCCTTTGGCGAGGCCAGCAGCACCAgcgagggcaggaagaggagtGGCACAATGAGAGTTCAGGCCATCGTGCCCCACACGACGGGTGCCAACCGGACCCTGCTGCGGTTTGAGCCCGGGGATGTCATCGCGGTGCTGATGCCAGAGGCGCAGAATGGCTGGCTCTACGGCAAACTGGAGGGCTCGTCCAC GTGTGGCTGGTTCCCTGAAGCTTATGTCAAGCCTTTGGAGAATGCGAGGGAGATGGAGGAGCCAGACACCAG GTCCTTCCCACTGCGAAGCAGTCACAGTATGGATGACATCCTGGACCGTCCCAGCACTCAGTCCTCTAGCAATTACtggcctgctgctgcccagcccagcgTGCCGAACCCACCTCCCCTCTCAGTGGGTGCCAGCAGTCACCAGAGTGGGGTGGTCACCCCACTCAATTCTGGCTCCAAG AAATCAGGAGTATTTGACCAGCCCCCTGAGCTCTTCCCACG agGTACCAACCCCTTTGCCACAGTCAAGCTGCGCCCCACAGTCACCAATGACCGCTCGGCGCCCATCATCCGAtga